A part of Candidatus Stoquefichus sp. SB1 genomic DNA contains:
- a CDS encoding LCP family protein, with product MSKKKNIIQKITQWKVILGIQLLVSLVLIGFILKLGVLPMLYMIILIVLLLLVCLGTFLLMRPSKVKEQAKIRVIIGKVISLLVSLFLLIASLYIAKGDSTLGTITGANEQTTRISVITLKDSNYKKLSDLKDKTVEVNMTGEADKMKEAVTALQKEESSIKTKEVNEYETMATDLYSKKTSAIYVNEAYFAVLEANHENFENDIDIIWTYEIIEKTQDISKEVSVTKDPFIVYISGIDTYGKVSTVSRTDVNMLVTVNPTTKQILMTSIPRDYYVTLANKGKKDKLTHSGLGGIENTVKTVENFMNVEINYYARVNFTSLIKMVDALGGIDVESDRAFTAFDGSTFKKGINHLNGDKALVFSRERHAFADGDNERVFHQQLVLTAMIKKMMSPTIITNYSSILNSINGSFETNMKSSDITSLLQMQISDMASWEIAQKQLSGSGKVMTGGAYMPNNNLYYMIPNDSSVVENKAAIQSILKGQPIE from the coding sequence ATGTCAAAGAAAAAAAATATCATTCAAAAAATAACACAATGGAAAGTTATATTGGGAATCCAATTACTAGTATCATTAGTCCTTATAGGATTCATACTCAAGTTGGGGGTTCTACCAATGTTATATATGATTATTTTGATTGTTTTGCTTTTGCTGGTATGTTTAGGAACATTTTTATTAATGAGACCATCAAAAGTAAAAGAACAAGCAAAAATTCGGGTAATTATTGGAAAAGTTATAAGTTTGTTAGTAAGTCTTTTTTTACTAATTGCTTCTTTGTATATTGCTAAGGGAGATTCAACGTTAGGAACAATTACAGGTGCAAATGAGCAAACTACTCGTATTTCTGTTATTACATTAAAGGATAGTAATTATAAAAAATTATCTGATCTAAAAGATAAAACAGTTGAAGTAAATATGACAGGTGAAGCAGATAAAATGAAAGAAGCAGTAACTGCTCTTCAAAAAGAAGAATCATCAATTAAAACTAAAGAAGTTAATGAATATGAGACGATGGCTACAGATTTATATTCAAAGAAAACAAGTGCAATTTATGTTAATGAAGCTTATTTTGCTGTTTTAGAGGCCAATCATGAAAATTTTGAAAATGATATAGATATCATATGGACATATGAAATTATCGAAAAAACTCAGGATATTTCTAAGGAGGTTTCTGTAACGAAAGATCCATTTATCGTTTATATTAGTGGTATAGATACATATGGGAAAGTATCGACTGTTTCTAGAACAGATGTTAATATGCTTGTAACTGTTAATCCTACAACAAAACAGATTTTAATGACAAGTATTCCAAGAGATTACTATGTAACTTTGGCTAATAAAGGAAAAAAAGATAAATTAACACATTCAGGATTAGGTGGTATTGAAAATACAGTTAAGACTGTAGAAAATTTTATGAATGTTGAAATTAATTATTATGCAAGAGTTAATTTTACATCTTTAATAAAAATGGTAGATGCATTAGGAGGAATAGATGTCGAAAGTGATAGAGCTTTCACGGCATTTGATGGAAGTACATTTAAAAAGGGTATTAATCATTTGAATGGTGATAAGGCTTTAGTATTTTCTAGAGAGCGTCATGCATTTGCAGACGGGGATAATGAACGTGTATTTCATCAACAACTTGTTTTGACGGCTATGATTAAAAAGATGATGTCGCCTACTATTATTACCAATTATTCTAGTATATTAAACTCTATAAATGGATCATTTGAAACAAATATGAAGTCAAGCGATATTACTAGTTTATTACAAATGCAAATTAGTGATATGGCTTCTTGGGAAATTGCTCAAAAACAATTATCAGGTAGTGGTAAAGTAATGACTGGTGGAGCATATATGCCAAATAATAATTTGTATTATATGATTCCAAATGACTCAAGTGTTGTTGAAAATAAAGCTGCTATTCAAAGTATACTAAAAGGACAACCAATAGAATAA
- a CDS encoding transposase — MVNSFIYIIDNNGKERRLSNGPMEGYNRTPKDFKRNSRGLSNFEYARSRLIRANRPNEPILSTPKSKQEVYKYKK, encoded by the coding sequence ATCGTCAACTCCTTTATTTATATCATTGATAACAATGGTAAAGAAAGAAGACTATCTAATGGACCGATGGAAGGATATAATAGAACACCTAAAGATTTTAAGAGAAATTCCAGAGGATTAAGCAATTTTGAATACGCACGCAGCAGACTGATCCGGGCTAATAGACCTAATGAGCCTATTCTGTCTACTCCAAAATCAAAACAGGAAGTTTATAAATACAAAAAATAA
- a CDS encoding LCP family glycopolymer transferase, whose translation MKNIIQKITRMPIILGLQIIASFMFIFFLLKLGALPMLYACILIAIICLLDIGLFFLMKNDQSDSTKTIVSKVISVVISVLLLIGSFYIAKGDSTLNSISGADKDTYTYSVIVKKESKIKDVKDLTQQKIAMNMQEDIQYFTKALSALKEENNSFESLEVNDFHQLAKDLYDNQCDAIFVNVAYLTMLETDYENFNEDTRVVWSYSIDKKLEDFSKDVDVVSKPFVIYISGIDTFGKVSTISRSDVNMIVTINPKTKQILMTSIPRDYYVTLDNKGKKDKLTHSGLAGIENTVKTVEKFMGIDINYYARVNFTSLIQMVDALGGIEVESIEDFSIGQYHYFKGMNQLNGDQALYFARARYTVTGGDNGRVANQQRVLTGMLKKMMSPAILTNYTGVLNSIEGCFETNMQSSEITSLIQMQLNDMASWTFTTKQLIGTGAMLTGGAYIPGRKLYYMLPNETSVKENKAAIQSVLDGKSIQ comes from the coding sequence ATGAAAAATATTATTCAAAAAATAACCAGAATGCCAATTATTTTGGGATTACAGATTATAGCAAGTTTTATGTTTATATTCTTTTTATTGAAGTTAGGTGCATTACCAATGTTGTATGCATGCATTCTTATCGCTATTATCTGTTTATTAGATATAGGATTATTCTTTTTAATGAAAAATGATCAAAGTGATTCAACCAAAACAATTGTTTCAAAGGTCATAAGCGTTGTTATAAGCGTACTTTTGTTAATTGGGTCTTTTTATATTGCTAAAGGAGATTCAACTCTCAATAGTATTTCTGGAGCTGATAAGGATACTTATACATACTCTGTGATTGTAAAGAAAGAAAGTAAAATAAAAGATGTTAAAGATTTAACTCAACAGAAAATAGCTATGAATATGCAAGAAGATATACAATATTTTACAAAAGCATTATCAGCTTTAAAGGAAGAAAATAATTCTTTTGAATCATTAGAGGTTAATGATTTTCACCAACTAGCAAAAGATTTATATGATAATCAATGTGATGCTATTTTTGTAAATGTTGCTTATCTAACAATGTTAGAAACAGATTATGAAAATTTTAATGAAGATACAAGAGTTGTATGGTCTTATTCTATTGATAAAAAATTAGAAGATTTTTCTAAAGATGTTGATGTTGTATCAAAACCATTTGTTATATATATTAGTGGAATTGATACGTTTGGTAAAGTTTCAACAATTTCTCGAAGTGATGTGAATATGATTGTTACAATTAACCCAAAAACAAAACAAATTTTAATGACAAGTATTCCTAGAGATTATTATGTGACTTTAGATAATAAAGGTAAAAAGGATAAATTAACACATTCTGGATTAGCTGGAATAGAAAATACTGTGAAAACAGTAGAAAAATTTATGGGTATTGATATTAATTATTATGCAAGAGTTAATTTTACATCATTGATTCAAATGGTAGATGCCCTAGGAGGTATTGAAGTTGAATCTATTGAAGATTTTTCTATAGGTCAATATCATTATTTTAAAGGAATGAATCAATTAAATGGTGATCAGGCGCTTTATTTTGCGAGAGCACGTTATACAGTTACTGGTGGCGATAATGGACGTGTTGCTAATCAACAAAGAGTTTTAACAGGAATGTTAAAGAAAATGATGTCACCTGCAATTCTTACAAATTATACAGGAGTTTTAAATTCTATTGAAGGATGTTTTGAAACCAATATGCAATCTTCTGAGATCACGAGCCTTATTCAAATGCAACTTAATGATATGGCTTCTTGGACATTTACAACAAAACAATTAATAGGAACAGGTGCAATGTTAACAGGGGGAGCCTATATACCAGGTAGAAAACTTTATTATATGTTGCCTAATGAAACAAGTGTAAAAGAGAATAAGGCAGCTATTCAAAGTGTATTAGATGGAAAGTCTATTCAATAA
- a CDS encoding nucleotidyltransferase family protein, translated as MKNVTLVVMAAGIGSRFGGGIKQLEPVGPSGEIIMDYSIHDAIEAGFNKVVFVIRKDLEKDFDEIIGQRMKKKIHVEYAYQELDNIPDQYKERFQERTKPWGTGQAILACKDLIDEPFLVINADDYYGKEAYIEAYKYLTEVHPSSILPICMVGFVLKNTLSDNGGVTRGVCQVDAHQKLVDIVETHNIEKKNGKAVVGEQEIDLDSVVSMNMWGLYPEFFEILETEFDEFLNALDASNLKAEYLLPTIIGDLLHQGKVSVEVLKSHDEWFGVTYKEDKDFVKDNIQLLVEKGVYPKQL; from the coding sequence TTGAAAAATGTAACGCTAGTCGTCATGGCAGCAGGTATCGGAAGCCGATTTGGTGGAGGAATCAAACAATTAGAACCAGTTGGACCAAGCGGAGAAATTATTATGGATTATAGTATTCATGATGCTATTGAAGCAGGTTTTAATAAGGTTGTATTTGTCATTAGAAAAGATTTAGAAAAAGATTTTGATGAAATTATAGGACAACGTATGAAAAAGAAAATTCACGTTGAATATGCTTATCAAGAATTAGACAATATTCCTGATCAATATAAAGAAAGATTCCAAGAACGTACAAAACCATGGGGAACTGGACAAGCTATTTTAGCTTGTAAAGATTTAATTGATGAACCATTTTTAGTTATTAATGCTGATGATTACTATGGAAAAGAAGCTTACATAGAAGCTTATAAGTATTTAACAGAAGTACATCCAAGCAGTATTTTACCAATTTGTATGGTTGGTTTTGTTTTAAAGAATACTTTAAGTGATAATGGTGGTGTGACAAGAGGTGTCTGCCAGGTTGATGCTCATCAAAAACTAGTTGATATTGTAGAAACACATAATATTGAAAAGAAAAATGGAAAAGCAGTTGTAGGGGAACAAGAAATTGATTTAGATTCAGTTGTTTCTATGAATATGTGGGGACTATATCCAGAGTTCTTTGAAATTTTAGAAACAGAATTTGATGAGTTCTTAAATGCTTTAGATGCTTCAAATTTAAAAGCAGAATATCTTTTACCAACAATTATAGGTGATTTACTTCATCAAGGAAAAGTTTCTGTAGAAGTCTTAAAATCACATGATGAATGGTTTGGTGTAACCTATAAAGAAGATAAAGATTTTGTAAAAGATAACATTCAATTATTAGTAGAAAAAGGAGTATATCCAAAACAATTATAA
- a CDS encoding helix-turn-helix domain-containing protein, protein MSIGERLRILRVEAGLSQKQVAETLKMSKPIVSQYESNQRTPSLGKLIRFSRFYNASLDYICENVDEKNAYFGDIKSLMEKTKDK, encoded by the coding sequence ATGAGTATTGGAGAAAGATTAAGAATATTGAGAGTTGAAGCTGGATTATCACAGAAACAAGTTGCTGAAACATTGAAAATGTCTAAACCCATTGTTTCACAATATGAATCTAATCAAAGAACTCCTTCTTTAGGAAAACTTATTCGCTTTTCACGTTTCTATAATGCATCTTTAGACTATATTTGTGAAAATGTTGATGAAAAGAATGCATATTTTGGTGATATCAAATCTTTAATGGAAAAGACAAAAGACAAATAG
- a CDS encoding LytR/AlgR family response regulator transcription factor, with translation MMNIAVCDDQRDYLNLIQKKIIECFHEKEIELQVYAYASIDEFIDSVEKHSYQFAFIEMKIENGKGIEAAQRLKKVNPACQVVFISDQYRRVTEAFQVRAREYLLKPISTDKFKDVFEYLMDWYLEQNIKFVVPIREIGRKRIFTVDEIKYFETYYNDLEIVTIYDEHFMTHVKNRYKLRPALKSRWFMQVNQSVLVNMKCIDFLTDRNVILKTREVFPTSRTSLIKNHLLYDEFLRYINKKKK, from the coding sequence ATGATGAACATAGCGGTTTGTGATGATCAAAGGGATTATCTCAATTTAATTCAAAAAAAGATTATTGAATGTTTTCATGAAAAAGAAATCGAATTACAAGTCTACGCATATGCAAGTATAGACGAATTCATAGATAGTGTAGAAAAACATTCATATCAGTTTGCATTTATTGAAATGAAAATAGAGAATGGAAAGGGAATCGAAGCAGCACAGAGATTGAAAAAAGTGAATCCAGCATGTCAAGTTGTCTTTATCAGTGATCAATATAGAAGAGTTACTGAAGCATTTCAAGTTAGAGCTAGAGAATATCTTCTTAAACCAATTAGTACTGATAAATTTAAAGATGTATTTGAATACTTGATGGATTGGTATTTAGAACAAAATATTAAATTTGTTGTTCCAATTAGAGAAATAGGACGAAAACGCATATTTACAGTCGATGAAATTAAATATTTCGAAACATATTATAATGATTTAGAAATAGTAACTATTTATGATGAACATTTTATGACACATGTCAAAAACAGATATAAACTTAGACCAGCACTTAAATCAAGATGGTTTATGCAAGTCAACCAAAGTGTTCTTGTAAATATGAAATGTATAGACTTTTTAACAGATAGAAATGTTATTTTAAAAACAAGAGAAGTTTTTCCAACGAGTCGAACATCACTGATAAAAAATCATTTATTATATGATGAATTTCTAAGATATATAAATAAGAAAAAGAAATAG
- a CDS encoding LytR/AlgR family response regulator transcription factor, translated as MKIAICDDEEYYLKDISSRIHNLENIYQDEVSLYVDTFQNGIDLLESFQIKRYDLIYLDIELNDVNGVNLAKKIHDIKPNCMIIFVTSHMSYFNQSYIVNAFQYMKKPLKDKLFTNELKRAVKKYQFYQKTFVFPTSVGNTVINVHDIIFLETFYKRYKLYTTKGVYYGSLKPILSYREELLEYHFFQIQRSFTVNLAHIRSIDNSVVTMSNDEVLKISRKKYKEFKQAFYKFLDKQ; from the coding sequence ATGAAGATTGCAATTTGTGACGATGAAGAATACTATTTAAAAGACATATCTTCACGTATTCATAATTTAGAAAATATATATCAAGATGAGGTATCACTATATGTAGATACTTTTCAAAATGGTATAGATTTATTAGAATCATTTCAAATAAAAAGATATGATTTAATATATCTTGATATTGAACTTAATGATGTAAATGGAGTTAATCTTGCTAAAAAGATTCATGATATTAAACCTAACTGTATGATTATTTTTGTAACAAGTCATATGAGTTATTTTAATCAATCATACATAGTTAATGCATTTCAATATATGAAGAAGCCACTGAAAGATAAACTATTTACAAACGAATTAAAACGTGCAGTAAAGAAATATCAATTTTATCAAAAAACATTTGTATTTCCTACAAGTGTAGGAAATACAGTTATTAATGTCCATGATATTATCTTTTTAGAAACATTTTATAAAAGATATAAACTATATACAACAAAAGGTGTTTACTATGGTTCATTGAAACCAATATTAAGTTATCGAGAAGAATTATTAGAATATCATTTCTTTCAAATTCAAAGAAGTTTTACAGTGAATCTTGCTCATATTAGATCAATTGATAATTCAGTTGTAACAATGTCCAATGATGAAGTTTTAAAAATTTCTAGAAAGAAATATAAAGAATTTAAACAAGCTTTTTATAAATTCTTGGATAAACAATAA
- a CDS encoding GHKL domain-containing protein gives MNKYNDSIDEIRTMRRDMHNTLHIIHGYLEAEQTSEATEYVCHLLGIMNNSSALVHVGIPCIDSVFDDKLKMMNKKNIKYTEYIAHVNIGCIERNSLAILIGLALDNAIEAAEKVEDNRFIKVEMKNSQQYLILRITNSIILGSRPNFCKTSKLTDSMNHGFGVKEIKHIASQYNGDVKYKTNDDNVILKVILNISEKEDQS, from the coding sequence TTGAATAAGTATAATGATTCCATTGATGAAATCAGGACAATGAGACGTGATATGCATAATACACTTCATATAATTCATGGTTATCTTGAAGCTGAACAAACTTCTGAAGCAACTGAATATGTATGCCATTTACTTGGAATTATGAATAATTCTTCAGCGCTGGTACATGTTGGTATACCTTGTATAGATAGTGTTTTTGATGACAAATTAAAGATGATGAATAAGAAGAATATAAAATATACTGAGTATATTGCACATGTAAATATTGGTTGTATTGAAAGAAATAGTTTAGCCATTTTAATTGGTTTAGCTTTAGATAATGCTATTGAAGCTGCTGAAAAAGTAGAAGATAATAGATTTATCAAAGTTGAAATGAAGAATAGTCAACAATACTTAATTTTACGTATTACAAATTCTATTATTCTAGGAAGTCGTCCTAATTTTTGTAAAACGAGTAAATTAACTGATTCAATGAATCATGGTTTTGGTGTCAAAGAAATTAAGCATATCGCTAGTCAATATAATGGTGATGTCAAATATAAAACGAATGATGATAATGTAATATTAAAAGTGATTTTGAATATCTCAGAAAAAGAAGACCAATCATAA
- a CDS encoding LytR/AlgR family response regulator transcription factor, translating into MKIAVCDDEEFFVNDILERINQFGIEDIVPNKFDGYTDAQDLLDNFELIQYDLIFLDIELKNHNGMDIARELKSINSECIIVFVSSYKKYMHESYWVGASQYLNKPINGTLFNQELKRLVNLYKSLNRSVYFNTSLGTKLIKTDSIIYLETSYSTYKLYTTVGSYYGNSKAIMHTKKELLDFHFFQLNRSIIINFKHVDTFKSDSIRMINKDELSITKRKRKEFKERFFDYIDKEF; encoded by the coding sequence ATGAAAATCGCGGTTTGTGACGATGAAGAATTTTTCGTCAATGATATTTTAGAAAGGATAAATCAGTTTGGAATTGAAGATATAGTACCTAACAAATTTGATGGATATACTGATGCACAAGATTTACTAGACAATTTTGAATTGATTCAATATGATCTTATATTTTTGGATATTGAATTAAAGAATCATAATGGAATGGATATTGCAAGAGAACTCAAAAGTATTAATTCTGAATGTATTATTGTATTTGTAAGTTCTTATAAGAAATATATGCATGAATCATATTGGGTTGGTGCATCACAATATTTAAATAAACCAATCAATGGTACATTATTTAATCAAGAATTAAAAAGATTAGTCAATTTATATAAAAGTCTTAATAGAAGTGTCTATTTTAATACTTCTCTTGGAACAAAACTTATAAAGACTGACAGTATTATTTATTTAGAAACAAGTTACAGTACATATAAACTATATACAACTGTTGGTTCTTATTATGGAAATAGTAAAGCAATTATGCATACAAAAAAAGAATTACTTGATTTTCACTTTTTCCAATTAAATAGAAGTATTATTATTAACTTTAAACATGTAGATACTTTTAAAAGTGATAGTATTAGAATGATTAATAAAGATGAATTGAGTATTACGAAAAGAAAAAGAAAAGAATTTAAAGAAAGATTTTTTGATTACATAGATAAGGAGTTTTAA
- a CDS encoding hemolysin family protein yields MDSIPSQLLLQFILILVNAFFAATEIAVLSLNATQLEKKAEEGEKTAKRLLQLTQEPAGFLSTIQIGITLAGFLGSAFAADNFSEYLVNWIYHDLGMTTLSLNTLDTLSVILITLILSYFTLVLGELVPKRIAMQKPYEVSKFSCGVVLVVAKVVNPVVKFLSFSTNGILKILHLKTDAQEDSVTEEEILMMIELGEKRGVLDQDESEWLQNIFDFDDTSIREIMTHSVDVISIALDASDDEIVNTIKKTGLSRFPVYEENDENIIGILHVRDYLLNLQTKEKDFKSLLTPAYFIPDSMTADDLFDDMQKKNIHFAIAIDEFGAMSGIITLEDLVEEIVGNIYDEHDAYEQPSIQSLNHYQWKVTGNVLIEDLAEAVNVDLPTDEDYDTVGGYIYSHLRSIPKDGTTKTIHTDQLTFQITKIQNRRIKEVIVTKNESKPQD; encoded by the coding sequence ATGGACTCTATACCCTCGCAATTATTATTACAGTTTATCTTGATTTTAGTGAACGCATTTTTTGCTGCAACAGAAATTGCTGTTTTATCATTGAATGCAACACAGTTAGAAAAAAAGGCTGAAGAAGGAGAAAAGACTGCAAAAAGGTTATTGCAATTAACGCAAGAACCTGCTGGTTTCTTATCAACGATTCAAATTGGTATTACTTTAGCTGGTTTTTTAGGAAGTGCCTTTGCAGCTGATAACTTTTCTGAATATTTAGTGAATTGGATTTATCATGATTTAGGTATGACTACATTGTCATTAAATACTTTAGATACTTTATCAGTTATTTTAATAACATTGATTTTGTCATATTTCACATTGGTTTTAGGTGAATTAGTTCCTAAAAGAATTGCTATGCAAAAACCATATGAAGTTTCAAAATTTTCATGCGGTGTTGTTTTGGTTGTTGCTAAAGTTGTCAATCCTGTTGTCAAGTTTTTATCTTTTTCAACAAATGGGATATTAAAAATTCTTCATTTAAAAACAGATGCCCAAGAAGATTCAGTAACTGAGGAAGAAATTCTAATGATGATTGAGTTAGGTGAAAAAAGAGGTGTCTTAGATCAGGATGAAAGTGAATGGCTTCAAAATATTTTTGATTTTGATGATACTTCTATCCGTGAAATTATGACACACTCAGTAGATGTGATTTCTATTGCTTTAGATGCTTCTGATGATGAGATCGTCAATACAATTAAGAAAACAGGTCTATCCAGATTCCCAGTATATGAAGAAAACGATGAAAACATTATAGGTATTCTTCATGTAAGAGATTACCTCTTAAATTTACAGACAAAAGAAAAAGATTTCAAATCGCTTTTAACACCCGCATACTTTATCCCTGATTCAATGACTGCTGATGATTTATTTGATGATATGCAAAAAAAGAATATCCATTTTGCTATTGCTATTGATGAATTTGGAGCAATGAGTGGAATTATTACTTTAGAAGATCTTGTAGAAGAAATTGTTGGGAATATCTACGATGAACACGATGCTTATGAGCAACCTTCTATTCAGTCTTTAAATCACTATCAATGGAAAGTCACAGGAAATGTTTTAATTGAAGATTTAGCTGAAGCAGTTAATGTTGATCTTCCTACAGATGAAGACTATGATACTGTTGGTGGATATATTTATAGTCACCTTCGTTCAATACCAAAAGATGGAACAACGAAAACTATTCATACTGACCAATTAACATTTCAAATAACAAAAATTCAAAACAGACGTATTAAAGAAGTCATTGTTACTAAAAATGAAAGCAAGCCTCAAGATTAG
- a CDS encoding GNAT family N-acetyltransferase translates to MELKLLEYVHENLPKGFTPYYLYSMIVDSQEVGRIVLRVGSDEEHYYDGHIGYTVFEEFRGHNYAYQGCLLLKEMIHFDHLIITCDPHHFISQKIIKKLGCQYIETKAIPQHLRKFYQSDEIEKMIYLWQ, encoded by the coding sequence ATGGAATTAAAATTATTAGAGTATGTTCATGAAAATTTGCCTAAGGGTTTTACGCCATATTATCTTTATAGCATGATTGTTGATAGCCAGGAAGTTGGGAGAATAGTATTACGGGTAGGTAGTGATGAAGAACATTATTATGATGGTCATATTGGTTATACAGTATTTGAAGAATTTCGAGGACACAATTATGCTTATCAGGGATGTTTATTGTTAAAAGAAATGATACATTTTGATCATCTTATCATAACATGTGATCCTCATCATTTTATATCCCAAAAAATTATTAAGAAATTAGGATGTCAGTATATTGAAACAAAGGCAATTCCCCAACATTTAAGAAAATTTTATCAATCAGATGAAATAGAGAAAATGATTTACTTATGGCAGTGA
- a CDS encoding exonuclease SbcCD subunit D — MKFVHIADLHLGKVLHQYSLLHVQRELLFELLEFMDCEDIRVLVIAGDIYDRFIPSQEAVNLLDEFLSQALLNYHIEVLMISGNHDSSDRMHFASSILSQRGLHIETYLKEQMEFVEKGQTRFYLLPFVKPSQVKNLYQVDEIYNYQEALSLYLSHQKIDKDYTNILVTHQFVGHASITSESEIPLSVGGSEIIDASLFDDFDYVALGHLHAPQKVSRETLRYSGSLMRYSFDEVKQDKSFVVVDTEDMSVRLHHLHPSQTLQKYTGTFAQFMDPQFISHKEDYLAFELEDQKLIPHAIDQLRVLYPHLLQITYTYLFNQQTKQSFQTIQTIEKMDTKSLFQKFYYDVKNIELDDEQMKIVNDLLEKVGEENENY, encoded by the coding sequence ATGAAGTTTGTACATATTGCCGATTTACATCTTGGAAAAGTTCTTCATCAGTATTCTTTATTGCATGTCCAAAGAGAGTTATTGTTTGAATTGCTAGAATTTATGGATTGTGAAGATATAAGGGTGTTGGTTATTGCAGGAGATATTTATGATCGTTTTATTCCTAGTCAAGAAGCTGTGAATTTGCTTGATGAGTTTTTAAGCCAAGCATTATTAAATTATCATATTGAGGTTTTGATGATTAGTGGAAATCATGATAGTAGTGATCGTATGCATTTTGCCAGTTCTATTTTATCTCAACGTGGATTACATATTGAAACATACCTTAAAGAACAAATGGAATTTGTGGAAAAAGGACAGACGAGATTTTATTTATTACCATTTGTTAAACCATCACAAGTGAAAAATCTTTACCAGGTAGATGAAATTTATAATTATCAGGAAGCTTTATCTTTATATTTATCACATCAAAAGATTGATAAAGATTATACGAATATATTGGTTACTCATCAATTTGTTGGACATGCAAGTATAACAAGTGAATCAGAGATTCCTTTAAGTGTCGGTGGAAGTGAAATTATTGATGCATCTTTATTTGATGATTTTGATTATGTAGCATTAGGACATCTTCATGCACCTCAAAAAGTATCTAGAGAAACATTACGTTATAGTGGCTCTTTAATGCGCTATTCTTTTGATGAAGTCAAACAGGATAAATCATTTGTAGTAGTTGATACAGAAGATATGTCTGTTCGTTTACATCATCTTCATCCATCACAGACATTGCAAAAATATACTGGGACATTTGCTCAATTCATGGATCCACAGTTTATTTCTCATAAAGAAGATTATCTGGCATTTGAATTAGAAGATCAAAAACTGATTCCTCATGCTATTGATCAGTTAAGAGTTCTATATCCACATCTTTTACAAATTACATATACATATCTTTTCAATCAACAAACAAAGCAATCATTTCAAACCATTCAAACTATTGAAAAAATGGATACCAAATCACTCTTTCAAAAATTCTATTACGATGTTAAAAATATAGAATTAGATGATGAACAAATGAAAATTGTTAATGATTTATTGGAGAAAGTAGGCGAAGAAAATGAAAATTATTAG